From one Pedobacter faecalis genomic stretch:
- a CDS encoding TonB-dependent receptor — protein sequence MHIKSIVLSGMLCASIFSASSQEKFVASAAGAGNQPAPSRGVEQQYGIIKGRITTSDGSIAPFVSVSLRGTPYGAMTNEDGEYQIRRVPAGQYTLVVSAVGLYPKEKEVTVNAKSTVVVDFSLNENLSELEMVEIDGHRKRYKVEKVSPSLRLQSPLLEVPQNIKVVTSAVMADQQVFDIVDGVTRNVSGTTRTGHWDAQYANISTRGTTIPAFRNGMNLKMPWGPLADDAATIDRIEFVKGPSGFMMANGEPGGIYNIVTKKPTGQNRSSVSLGGGGFNLGRAAIDLDGKLSGDGRLLFRFNAAAQTKGSYNKYNYTDKYVLAPVVSYQIDSNTLITAEYTTQRVEAQALGTYGFSPKGLADTDPSFFIGDPALDPVKLWDHNATLYFTHKFDENWKVNGQAAYIKYGMFGGTPWPSMIAPNGDMRRYLNISEELAISKNAQLSIQGDLIAGSVIHRLMGGIDMGNLKTWGDFSSVTHGDLQLSGNAPFNIYDPTYGIPMANIPVFDRSRSIQVRSGSNTYATNLTYTGAYLQDEIRMLEEKLRLTLAGRFTHAVTVGKKNSLQVSDNVFSPRIGLSYSVTKDFSAYTLYDQSFLPQSGQDFFGNSFKAVRGDNIEFGVKKDWFDGKWNATAAVYRITKSNVLVADLDHPGANWRTQLGEIRSDGVELDISGEIMSGLNVILNYAFTNARVTEDTNPVFIGRPSPNSVKHITNGWLTYRHRKPGSILNGFGLSGGYQIQLDRYAGSTSLPFMIPNYYRFDAGASYEKGKFTISAVVNNLLDRRLLTQGSYTSVASPTPTSVSYYTYIYEVPRNGRVTLTYRFK from the coding sequence ATGCATATCAAATCAATTGTGCTCTCAGGCATGTTATGTGCCTCTATTTTTTCAGCAAGCTCGCAAGAAAAATTTGTAGCCTCTGCCGCCGGGGCGGGTAATCAACCGGCCCCTTCCCGTGGTGTAGAACAGCAGTACGGTATTATCAAAGGCCGCATAACTACATCAGACGGCAGCATTGCTCCGTTTGTAAGTGTTTCTTTGAGAGGAACTCCGTATGGAGCGATGACTAACGAAGATGGAGAGTACCAAATAAGAAGAGTCCCTGCAGGACAGTACACACTTGTGGTATCTGCAGTTGGTCTTTATCCAAAGGAGAAAGAAGTTACGGTTAATGCGAAGTCGACCGTAGTTGTTGATTTCTCGCTGAATGAAAACCTTTCTGAACTTGAAATGGTAGAGATTGATGGTCACAGAAAGAGATATAAAGTCGAGAAGGTTTCTCCATCACTACGCCTTCAATCGCCTCTGCTTGAAGTGCCTCAAAACATCAAGGTGGTGACCAGCGCTGTCATGGCTGACCAGCAAGTTTTTGACATTGTCGATGGAGTTACCAGGAATGTTTCAGGTACCACCAGGACCGGACACTGGGATGCGCAATATGCAAATATTTCTACCCGGGGAACAACCATTCCGGCGTTCCGTAACGGGATGAACTTAAAAATGCCTTGGGGACCTCTGGCGGATGATGCAGCGACCATCGACCGGATTGAATTTGTTAAAGGCCCTTCAGGCTTTATGATGGCTAATGGTGAACCAGGAGGTATCTATAATATTGTAACTAAAAAGCCTACGGGTCAGAACCGCAGTTCAGTAAGTCTTGGCGGCGGAGGCTTTAATCTTGGCCGTGCAGCTATCGACCTCGATGGGAAACTATCCGGTGATGGACGTTTGTTGTTTCGTTTCAATGCAGCAGCTCAAACGAAGGGGAGTTATAATAAGTATAATTACACCGATAAATATGTACTTGCACCTGTTGTGAGCTACCAGATTGATTCAAACACATTAATAACTGCTGAATATACCACCCAGCGCGTAGAAGCACAAGCATTAGGTACTTACGGTTTTTCTCCAAAAGGTCTGGCTGATACCGATCCAAGTTTTTTTATTGGTGATCCGGCGCTTGATCCGGTGAAGTTATGGGATCATAATGCTACTTTATATTTTACCCATAAGTTTGACGAAAACTGGAAGGTGAACGGACAGGCTGCTTATATAAAATATGGTATGTTTGGAGGTACACCGTGGCCGTCTATGATTGCACCTAATGGTGACATGAGGAGATACCTGAATATTAGTGAAGAACTGGCTATAAGCAAAAATGCACAATTGAGCATTCAGGGAGACTTGATTGCAGGTTCTGTAATTCACCGTTTAATGGGTGGTATAGATATGGGTAACCTGAAAACCTGGGGCGATTTTTCCAGTGTAACTCATGGTGATCTTCAGTTGTCCGGTAATGCGCCGTTTAATATATATGACCCGACATACGGAATCCCGATGGCAAATATTCCGGTGTTTGACCGTTCAAGAAGTATACAGGTCCGTTCAGGCTCAAATACATATGCAACTAATCTCACCTACACCGGTGCATACTTACAGGATGAAATCAGGATGCTGGAAGAAAAGTTGCGTCTAACCCTTGCGGGAAGATTTACTCATGCAGTTACTGTTGGAAAGAAGAATTCATTGCAGGTGTCTGACAATGTGTTTAGTCCGCGTATAGGCTTAAGCTATTCAGTTACTAAGGACTTTTCTGCATATACTTTATATGATCAGAGTTTCTTACCTCAGTCGGGACAGGATTTCTTCGGCAATTCCTTTAAAGCAGTTCGCGGAGATAACATCGAATTTGGCGTTAAGAAAGATTGGTTTGACGGGAAGTGGAACGCGACGGCCGCCGTATACAGAATAACAAAATCTAATGTCTTGGTTGCTGACCTTGACCACCCCGGAGCTAATTGGAGAACTCAGTTGGGCGAAATCCGCTCGGATGGTGTAGAGTTAGATATTTCCGGTGAAATCATGAGTGGATTGAATGTTATCTTAAATTATGCATTTACTAACGCAAGAGTAACCGAAGATACGAATCCTGTTTTTATAGGTAGGCCCTCACCTAATTCTGTGAAACATATAACAAACGGATGGCTAACATATCGTCATAGAAAGCCTGGTTCTATTCTAAATGGTTTTGGCCTGAGCGGCGGCTATCAGATTCAACTGGACAGGTATGCTGGTTCTACATCGCTGCCGTTTATGATTCCAAACTATTATCGCTTCGATGCTGGTGCTTCTTATGAGAAAGGCAAATTCACTATCTCAGCGGTTGTAAATAACTTGCTAGACAGAAGGTTGTTAACGCAGGGATCTTACACTAGCGTTGCTAGCCCGACGCCTACCAGCGTATCATACTACACTTACATTTATGAAGTGCCGCGCAACGGGAGGGTAACCTTAACCTACCGATTTAAATAA
- a CDS encoding PepSY-associated TM helix domain-containing protein, which yields MMTDRNSTQKKKQKDSLFKRVNNWLHLWMGLISGVIVFVVCITGCIWAFQEEITALVEPELNVEWQDKPVITPSAIATVASERFPDKVAASAYYLQGRAVQVTLRSPEEVGRRGAGVTLNLNPYTGEVMKEQVRKKGEVDFFRFILNGHRFLWMPPAIGRPIVNYGTLVFVVLLITGLIWWYPKKWNNSTRDKSFKIKWKASFKRVNLDLHNVLGFYSLLFLAAIALTGMVYGIEWYSKGLYWVTSGGEKLGEYGRLQSDTTQVGKFYRPLEAMDAAWSKVVAKSPESKGFYYVFPDQKKAKAAIEISVYPSRGQFYNREAYAFDQHTLKELKGTDVYSVSYADAGFAGKLRKMNYDIHVGSILGFPGKVLAFLASLIGASLPITGFLVWYGRKFKKKKKSDSKSALQSAGGGPNPGRKVFKKVPEPVLAASTPVK from the coding sequence ATGATGACAGACAGGAATTCCACACAGAAAAAAAAGCAAAAGGACTCGCTTTTTAAGAGGGTAAACAACTGGCTCCATCTGTGGATGGGTCTTATATCTGGCGTCATTGTTTTCGTTGTCTGCATCACAGGCTGCATATGGGCATTCCAGGAAGAAATTACAGCCCTGGTAGAGCCGGAACTAAACGTGGAGTGGCAGGATAAGCCTGTGATTACGCCGTCTGCTATTGCCACTGTGGCCTCGGAGCGTTTTCCTGATAAGGTGGCGGCATCTGCTTATTATTTACAAGGCCGTGCTGTGCAGGTTACATTAAGGTCACCTGAAGAGGTTGGCCGCCGAGGTGCTGGTGTTACGCTCAACCTGAATCCTTATACGGGTGAGGTAATGAAGGAGCAGGTGCGGAAAAAAGGTGAGGTTGATTTCTTCAGGTTTATCCTGAACGGTCACCGCTTTTTATGGATGCCTCCGGCAATAGGCAGGCCTATTGTTAATTACGGTACGCTGGTATTTGTGGTATTGTTGATTACGGGCCTGATTTGGTGGTATCCTAAGAAATGGAACAACTCTACACGCGATAAGAGTTTTAAAATTAAGTGGAAAGCTTCATTTAAACGCGTGAATCTTGATCTGCACAATGTGCTTGGTTTTTATTCCCTGCTGTTTCTTGCGGCAATCGCGCTTACCGGAATGGTATATGGAATTGAGTGGTATAGTAAAGGCTTGTACTGGGTTACCAGCGGAGGGGAGAAACTAGGTGAGTATGGCCGCCTGCAGTCGGATACCACACAGGTTGGTAAGTTTTACAGACCACTTGAGGCTATGGATGCAGCCTGGAGCAAGGTTGTTGCCAAGAGCCCGGAATCTAAAGGGTTCTATTATGTTTTTCCTGATCAGAAAAAAGCCAAAGCGGCCATCGAAATATCAGTATACCCAAGCAGAGGACAGTTTTACAACCGCGAGGCCTATGCCTTTGATCAGCATACCTTGAAGGAGCTAAAGGGTACCGATGTATATTCGGTGTCTTATGCAGATGCCGGCTTTGCGGGCAAACTTCGGAAAATGAATTATGACATCCACGTGGGCAGCATACTGGGCTTCCCGGGAAAAGTGCTGGCATTTTTAGCTTCACTGATTGGCGCAAGTTTGCCTATCACGGGGTTCCTGGTATGGTATGGACGAAAGTTTAAGAAGAAAAAGAAGTCTGACAGCAAGAGTGCTTTGCAGTCGGCAGGCGGGGGGCCTAATCCGGGCAGAAAGGTATTTAAAAAGGTACCGGAGCCCGTGCTCGCTGCTAGTACTCCCGTGAAGTAA
- a CDS encoding DUF4198 domain-containing protein, producing the protein MKKLKFAILAALLTFSTASVFAHALWIETAATGKVGQKQTVKVFYGEYADLGRDSVSTWYSDVKEFTLWLVGPDQKKTQLTVTPGVNYFESSFTPQQNGAYTITVSHEAKDLGGTTKYHFLSSATVSVGGVAPLASQNSNALNLHLADVSSLKVKKPVKMTAYLNGTAAKEKTVTVFSPYGWSKEFYTDANGSFEFTPIWPGRYVVEVSDMDKTPGEHHGKEYKATWKGATYSLVL; encoded by the coding sequence ATGAAGAAACTAAAATTCGCGATTCTTGCCGCACTGCTGACGTTCTCAACTGCCAGTGTTTTCGCACATGCACTATGGATAGAAACTGCTGCCACCGGAAAGGTTGGACAGAAGCAGACCGTTAAAGTTTTCTACGGTGAGTATGCCGATCTGGGTCGCGACAGCGTTTCGACCTGGTATTCTGACGTTAAAGAATTTACGCTGTGGCTGGTTGGTCCCGATCAAAAGAAAACTCAGCTGACAGTCACTCCCGGTGTAAACTATTTTGAAAGCAGTTTTACACCACAGCAGAATGGCGCATACACCATCACGGTAAGCCATGAAGCTAAAGACCTGGGTGGTACTACCAAATACCACTTTCTCTCAAGCGCAACCGTATCGGTTGGCGGGGTAGCGCCGTTAGCTTCTCAAAATAGCAATGCCCTTAATCTGCACCTGGCCGATGTATCATCGCTTAAAGTGAAGAAACCGGTAAAAATGACTGCCTATTTAAACGGTACTGCTGCTAAAGAAAAAACGGTTACTGTTTTCTCGCCTTACGGATGGTCTAAGGAGTTTTATACCGATGCCAACGGTAGTTTCGAGTTTACACCTATTTGGCCTGGGCGCTATGTGGTTGAGGTGAGCGATATGGACAAGACACCTGGTGAGCATCATGGGAAGGAATATAAAGCGACCTGGAAGGGCGCAACCTACAGCCTGGTACTTTAA
- a CDS encoding acetate/propionate family kinase: protein MNILVINSGSSSLKYQLLKMPSGTLLASGLVERIGEAGSPISDHKAALDEVLKELPAAVDVVGHRVVHGGERFSEATVINDDVKKQIRRLFSLAPLHNPANYACIEMAEQTFPGITQIAVFDTAFHHTLPAKAYRFAIPEKYYRENKMRVYGFHGTSHKYVSEQAIKWLGDKADTKIVSIHLGNGCSMTAIKNGKSVDTSMGFGPLAGLMMGTRSGDIDPSLIFHLIEHSGYTLEQLSRLLNKESGLLGVGGSGDMRDIRKRVANGDQGAKLALEIYAYRIKKYLGAYTAAMNGLDAIIFTAGVGENDADMRTAVCEEMDYLGIALNEEKNRNYKKQITDISEDGSAVRILVIPTNEELEIALQCYDMMAK, encoded by the coding sequence ATGAATATTTTAGTTATTAATTCGGGAAGCAGTTCCCTGAAATATCAGCTTTTAAAGATGCCTTCTGGTACGCTCTTAGCCAGCGGACTGGTAGAACGCATTGGCGAAGCAGGAAGCCCTATCAGCGACCACAAGGCCGCACTTGACGAAGTGCTTAAAGAATTGCCTGCAGCAGTCGATGTGGTAGGTCACCGCGTTGTACACGGCGGTGAGCGATTTTCGGAGGCCACTGTGATCAACGACGATGTCAAGAAGCAAATCCGCCGGCTGTTTTCCCTGGCACCGCTACACAACCCGGCCAACTACGCCTGCATTGAAATGGCTGAGCAGACTTTCCCGGGCATTACTCAGATCGCTGTCTTCGATACGGCATTTCACCATACCCTCCCGGCAAAAGCCTACCGCTTTGCCATTCCCGAAAAGTATTACAGGGAAAACAAGATGCGCGTGTACGGCTTTCACGGCACCAGCCATAAGTATGTGAGCGAGCAGGCAATAAAGTGGCTGGGCGATAAAGCAGACACGAAGATCGTGAGTATACATCTGGGCAACGGATGCAGTATGACCGCCATCAAAAACGGCAAGTCGGTAGACACCAGCATGGGTTTCGGACCGCTGGCCGGACTAATGATGGGCACCAGGTCGGGCGACATTGACCCATCGTTGATCTTCCATCTCATTGAACACTCAGGTTATACGCTTGAACAGCTTAGCAGACTACTGAATAAAGAATCAGGATTGCTGGGTGTGGGCGGTTCCGGCGATATGCGAGACATTCGCAAACGCGTTGCAAACGGTGATCAGGGGGCTAAGCTGGCACTTGAAATTTACGCCTATCGTATCAAAAAATACCTGGGTGCTTACACCGCTGCAATGAACGGACTCGACGCAATCATCTTCACAGCCGGAGTCGGCGAAAATGACGCCGACATGCGCACAGCAGTATGCGAAGAAATGGACTACCTGGGTATAGCGCTGAACGAGGAAAAGAACAGGAACTACAAAAAGCAAATCACAGACATCAGTGAAGATGGATCTGCGGTCAGGATTTTGGTTATTCCGACCAACGAGGAACTGGAGATTGCACTGCAGTGTTATGATATGATGGCGAAATAG
- the pta gene encoding phosphate acetyltransferase, translating into MTKNIFIASAEPYTGKSVIAFGMVNMLLSKTQKVGYFKPIIAEDDLTQKEAHLEAILDHFSLPIAYNDTFAFTRQQILQSPNSENTNEMINTVITKYKKLEDNYDFTVIEGSDFLGEGIAFEFESNALIAKNLGAPIIMVVTGKDKTAIQLVTKAINIYRNFLQRDLQVLGIVANMVDPGDVNDIRDALTAQLPAEVMITVIPMESGLQSPTMKEITTALNARVLFGEELMANQVDNFVTGAMMLPNFLNHIKENVLILTPGDRGDIIIGSLQANLSANYPKVAGIVLTAGTLPDEPMLRLIEGLQAVIPIIAVDYGTFETSTRIGAIHSKISKDNKKKIELAIDVFERYVDMQVLDDKIITFQYEGITPHMFQYQLVKWAKSQKKHIVLPEGNDERILKAVERLISQDIVDITLLGDQLEIATSIKRLGLNLDINAINTHNPAQSSHYNEYVETLYELRKTKNVNMEMARDMMTDVSYYGTMMVYKGHADGMVSGAVHTTQHTIRPALQFVKTKPGVSVVSSIFFMCLPERVAIFGDCAVNPNPTAQQLAEIAISSAESSARFGIEPRIAMLSYSSGTSGEGEDVERVREATAIVKARHPELKIEGPIQYDAAVDPAVGKQKLPGSEVAGRASVLIFPDLNTGNNTYKAVQRETGALAIGPMLQGLNKPINDLSRGCTVDDIFNTVVITAIQCQDL; encoded by the coding sequence ATGACCAAAAACATCTTCATCGCGTCGGCCGAGCCCTATACCGGCAAATCTGTAATAGCGTTTGGCATGGTAAATATGCTGCTGTCTAAAACGCAAAAGGTCGGGTATTTTAAGCCCATCATCGCAGAAGACGACCTAACACAAAAGGAAGCCCATCTGGAAGCCATACTGGATCACTTCTCCCTTCCCATCGCTTATAACGACACTTTTGCTTTTACGCGGCAGCAGATTCTTCAGTCGCCCAATTCGGAGAACACCAACGAAATGATCAATACGGTCATTACGAAATATAAAAAGCTGGAAGATAATTACGACTTTACCGTCATAGAAGGCAGCGACTTCCTCGGCGAAGGCATTGCCTTCGAATTTGAATCGAACGCCCTCATCGCTAAAAATCTCGGTGCGCCTATTATTATGGTGGTTACGGGGAAAGACAAGACTGCTATACAGCTGGTCACCAAAGCCATCAATATCTACCGGAACTTCCTGCAGCGTGACTTACAGGTGCTGGGCATTGTTGCCAATATGGTAGACCCGGGAGATGTGAATGATATCCGGGATGCGCTAACAGCCCAATTACCTGCTGAGGTGATGATTACTGTCATACCCATGGAGAGCGGACTGCAGAGTCCGACCATGAAGGAAATTACCACCGCTTTAAACGCAAGGGTACTCTTTGGCGAAGAGCTGATGGCCAATCAGGTAGACAATTTCGTTACCGGTGCTATGATGCTGCCTAACTTTCTGAACCACATTAAAGAGAATGTGCTCATACTTACGCCGGGCGACCGCGGCGACATCATTATCGGATCCTTACAGGCCAACCTATCGGCCAACTATCCAAAGGTTGCCGGAATTGTTCTCACTGCCGGTACCCTGCCCGATGAGCCCATGCTGCGTCTGATAGAAGGTCTGCAGGCTGTCATCCCGATTATAGCAGTCGACTACGGCACCTTTGAAACCTCCACACGGATCGGCGCTATTCATTCCAAGATATCTAAAGACAACAAGAAAAAGATTGAGCTGGCCATCGATGTGTTTGAGCGCTATGTAGATATGCAGGTGCTCGACGATAAGATCATTACCTTCCAGTATGAAGGCATCACCCCACACATGTTCCAGTACCAGCTGGTTAAATGGGCTAAGAGCCAGAAAAAGCATATCGTACTTCCGGAAGGCAACGACGAACGCATATTAAAGGCGGTAGAGCGTCTGATCAGTCAGGACATCGTCGATATTACGCTCCTTGGCGATCAGCTTGAAATCGCCACATCCATCAAACGACTTGGCCTGAACCTGGACATCAACGCGATTAACACCCATAATCCCGCACAGTCTAGCCACTACAACGAATACGTCGAGACCCTTTACGAACTGCGCAAAACGAAGAATGTAAACATGGAAATGGCCAGGGATATGATGACCGACGTATCATACTACGGCACGATGATGGTTTATAAAGGTCATGCCGACGGCATGGTTTCAGGAGCGGTACACACCACGCAGCATACTATTAGGCCCGCACTGCAGTTTGTTAAGACCAAACCAGGCGTGTCTGTTGTATCGTCCATCTTTTTTATGTGTTTGCCTGAGCGGGTAGCCATATTTGGCGATTGCGCGGTAAATCCCAACCCCACTGCGCAGCAACTGGCGGAGATCGCTATTTCTTCGGCCGAGAGCAGCGCCCGGTTTGGTATAGAACCACGCATAGCAATGCTTTCCTACTCCTCGGGCACCTCCGGTGAGGGCGAGGATGTAGAACGCGTACGCGAGGCCACGGCCATTGTTAAAGCACGCCACCCCGAACTTAAGATTGAGGGACCGATACAGTACGACGCTGCCGTTGACCCCGCAGTGGGTAAGCAAAAACTGCCTGGCTCGGAAGTAGCCGGACGGGCCAGTGTACTGATATTTCCTGATCTCAATACGGGAAACAACACTTACAAAGCCGTGCAAAGGGAAACCGGCGCACTGGCGATCGGCCCTATGCTTCAAGGATTAAATAAACCAATCAACGACCTGAGCCGCGGATGCACCGTGGATGACATTTTCAATACTGTAGTCATCACCGCCATCCAGTGCCAGGACTTATAA
- a CDS encoding GntR family transcriptional regulator, which yields MTYSIDHKSPVPLHIQAEQLLRRIIEEPQYSDQGKLLPNEVELANHLAISRTTLRQALNKLVYEGLLIRKKGVGTKVAEKSVSSKSMNWLSFSQEMKARGIPIRNYELHISWVIPDDHVAEFLGTTATEKVLKLERLRGRPESPFVYFVSYFNPRLGLTGEEDFKQPLYEILQKQYSVLADLSKEEISAKGADKFIAGKLEIEPGSPILFRKRFVYDQDERPIEYNVGYYKADSFVYTLESRRQPAG from the coding sequence ATGACGTATTCAATTGATCATAAAAGCCCTGTCCCTCTGCACATTCAGGCAGAGCAATTATTGCGAAGAATTATTGAGGAGCCTCAGTATTCCGACCAGGGAAAACTTCTACCCAACGAGGTTGAGCTGGCCAACCATCTCGCAATATCGCGCACCACGTTGCGGCAAGCCCTGAACAAACTTGTATACGAAGGTCTGCTGATCCGTAAAAAAGGTGTAGGCACCAAGGTAGCCGAAAAGTCCGTAAGCTCGAAATCGATGAACTGGCTCAGTTTCTCACAGGAGATGAAGGCACGCGGCATTCCGATCAGAAATTACGAACTCCACATTAGTTGGGTAATACCAGACGATCATGTGGCAGAGTTTCTCGGCACAACAGCCACTGAGAAAGTACTTAAACTGGAACGTTTGCGCGGAAGGCCGGAAAGCCCTTTCGTCTATTTTGTATCCTACTTTAATCCACGGCTTGGCCTCACCGGCGAGGAGGACTTTAAACAACCGCTCTACGAAATACTGCAGAAACAATATTCGGTACTGGCAGATCTTTCCAAAGAAGAGATCAGCGCCAAGGGAGCCGATAAGTTCATTGCGGGTAAGCTGGAGATTGAGCCAGGCTCGCCCATTTTGTTCAGGAAGCGCTTCGTGTACGATCAGGACGAACGTCCTATTGAATACAATGTGGGTTACTATAAAGCCGATAGTTTCGTGTATACACTCGAAAGCCGCCGGCAACCAGCAGGCTAA